In one window of Prevotella sp. E13-17 DNA:
- a CDS encoding glycosyltransferase family 4 protein, producing MKYIIIAVLLLAAELIYFRIADKCNIIDKPNERSSHSTIVLRGGGVIFAISIFVWMILQMVNGEWLTVQDYLPFMVGLLMVAGISFVDDIHSLPDSLRMVVQIVSILLMFWSINLGSGGTVQGAWFWQVVIALVALFFCVGATNIINFMDGINGITAGYALAMLVPLMLLNSGSCVPLVASEQSSSASVQGFIEPSYLIVAIIGVLVFSLFNFRPKGKAKCFAGDVGSIGIAFIILFALGKLMLATQDVTWIVFFLVYGIDGSMTIFHRIMLHENLGQAHRKHAYQLMANELKMSHVVVSLLYMAMQLVVSLGFIYLCPNTVLAHWIYLVGAALVLAIMYILFMRKYYHLHEAYLASLK from the coding sequence ATGAAATATATTATTATAGCAGTGCTGCTGTTGGCAGCAGAGTTGATTTACTTCCGCATAGCGGATAAGTGTAACATTATTGATAAGCCGAATGAAAGGTCGAGCCATAGCACGATAGTGCTACGTGGAGGAGGAGTGATATTTGCAATATCTATCTTTGTTTGGATGATATTGCAAATGGTTAATGGTGAATGGTTAACGGTGCAGGATTATTTGCCATTTATGGTTGGATTGTTGATGGTGGCCGGGATTAGCTTTGTGGATGATATCCACTCGTTGCCAGATAGTCTGCGCATGGTGGTGCAGATAGTATCGATTCTGCTGATGTTTTGGAGCATCAATCTCGGTTCAGGGGGCACGGTTCAAGGTGCTTGGTTCTGGCAGGTGGTGATTGCGCTGGTGGCGCTGTTCTTCTGTGTGGGGGCCACCAATATCATCAACTTTATGGATGGTATCAATGGAATAACGGCAGGGTATGCGCTGGCAATGCTGGTTCCGCTAATGCTGTTAAATTCAGGTTCTTGCGTCCCGTTGGTAGCAAGCGAGCAGAGCTCGAGCGCAAGTGTTCAAGGGTTTATTGAACCGAGTTATCTTATAGTGGCGATTATTGGGGTGCTGGTGTTTAGTCTGTTTAACTTCAGACCGAAGGGTAAGGCGAAGTGCTTTGCGGGGGATGTAGGTTCGATAGGTATCGCGTTTATCATTCTGTTTGCATTGGGTAAGTTGATGCTGGCTACGCAGGATGTGACATGGATCGTGTTCTTCCTGGTATATGGTATTGATGGTAGTATGACGATATTCCATCGCATTATGTTGCACGAGAACTTAGGGCAGGCCCATCGTAAGCATGCTTATCAGCTGATGGCGAATGAGTTGAAGATGAGCCATGTGGTGGTGAGTCTGCTGTATATGGCTATGCAGCTGGTGGTGAGTCTGGGCTTTATCTATCTGTGCCCGAATACGGTGTTGGCGCACTGGATTTATCTGGTGGGGGCTGCGCTCGTTTTAGCGATTATGTATATCCTCTTTATGCGTAAGTACTACCACTTGCACGAGGCTTATCTCGCCTCATTGAAGTAA
- a CDS encoding four helix bundle protein yields the protein MFSFENLRVYQLSRQLVKDIYLLQNQFPKEECYALGDQVRRAATSITANIAEGSGRQSPKEKVHFIEIAFGSLTEVFCELQTASDLGYIQTEQLEALRPQFTEVAKMLSGLRKSLTVNP from the coding sequence ATGTTTTCGTTCGAAAATTTAAGAGTTTATCAGTTGTCAAGACAGTTGGTAAAGGATATTTATCTACTGCAGAATCAGTTCCCCAAAGAGGAATGCTACGCACTTGGCGATCAGGTGCGTCGGGCTGCCACTTCTATTACTGCAAACATAGCAGAGGGCAGTGGCAGGCAATCACCTAAGGAGAAGGTACATTTTATCGAAATTGCCTTCGGATCACTGACTGAGGTATTCTGTGAATTGCAAACAGCAAGTGACCTTGGCTATATTCAAACAGAACAACTTGAAGCATTACGCCCTCAATTTACTGAGGTAGCTAAGATGCTATCAGGCTTGCGCAAGTCTTTAACCGTTAACCCATAA
- a CDS encoding DUF4160 domain-containing protein, translating into MPKYYDFKVAGYYLYFTSFCVVECMHVHASDSKLTEGGSAKFFVKNNGDTVLQNRGILNDREIAKISDFIKDHYQEMYLRWSQYSEKGYYEK; encoded by the coding sequence ATGCCGAAGTATTACGATTTTAAGGTTGCCGGCTATTATTTGTATTTTACGTCTTTCTGTGTTGTGGAGTGTATGCATGTGCATGCAAGCGATAGTAAACTGACAGAGGGCGGCTCTGCAAAATTCTTCGTAAAGAACAATGGTGATACGGTTCTGCAGAACCGTGGTATCCTTAATGACCGCGAGATTGCCAAGATATCCGATTTTATCAAGGATCATTATCAGGAAATGTACCTCCGTTGGTCGCAGTATAGCGAAAAGGGGTATTACGAGAAGTAA
- a CDS encoding Hachiman antiphage defense system protein HamA, translating into MAQTEQEMLIGQHPVAPQIYGVWLNATDLPTTGNKKHRMLEENTGMRNAAIDELAKWIVDYHVHSHSRRKIINTRKKAILDKHGLETFIDNMKLLPKAENTKKGNLGEIVLMEYLKESRGFDPIVHKLQYNTNTDQAMKGDDVLLFKRDNLFSEVIYGECKFRSTPSKAVVNEIVNNLQGLKRLPVSMEFVANVLDDRGEYDLADSISELHQKVEDGSVPVTNVGFLISTKSDARAGEDTTKQVEKHLKSTNSRLVMISLGVDNPVEIVDEAFKRADAIIKSL; encoded by the coding sequence ATGGCACAGACAGAGCAAGAAATGTTGATAGGGCAACATCCTGTCGCACCTCAGATATACGGCGTTTGGCTAAATGCTACAGACCTTCCCACAACAGGGAATAAGAAACATCGTATGTTGGAGGAAAATACTGGTATGCGTAATGCTGCCATCGATGAGCTTGCTAAATGGATTGTTGACTACCATGTGCATAGCCATAGTAGAAGGAAAATCATAAATACACGGAAGAAAGCTATTCTTGATAAACACGGATTAGAAACATTCATAGATAATATGAAGTTACTCCCAAAAGCTGAAAATACGAAGAAAGGCAATCTTGGGGAGATTGTTTTGATGGAGTATCTGAAAGAAAGCAGGGGCTTTGACCCCATTGTTCATAAGTTACAATACAATACGAATACAGACCAGGCAATGAAAGGTGACGATGTCCTCCTTTTCAAACGTGACAATCTTTTCTCAGAGGTGATTTATGGTGAATGCAAGTTTAGAAGCACACCCAGCAAAGCCGTTGTTAATGAAATAGTCAATAACTTACAGGGGTTAAAAAGACTTCCTGTGTCAATGGAATTTGTGGCCAATGTCTTGGATGACAGGGGAGAGTATGATTTGGCTGATAGTATTTCAGAACTCCACCAGAAAGTGGAAGATGGTAGTGTGCCCGTTACAAATGTCGGGTTTCTGATTAGCACTAAATCGGATGCAAGAGCTGGCGAAGATACAACAAAGCAGGTGGAGAAACATCTAAAATCAACGAACTCACGTTTGGTTATGATTTCACTTGGCGTTGATAATCCAGTTGAGATTGTAGACGAGGCCTTTAAAAGAGCTGATGCAATAATCAAGTCATTATAA
- a CDS encoding transposase, translating to MKRTYQRTPKEKRDEIVSVFLSGDNSAEELAEYYNVNPHTIRTWVKRYRHSKKVVSLQADTKALEDMARKKKEEKSPEVLALEARVRELELQNLALNTLIDVAEKNGIDIRKKSGAKQ from the coding sequence ATGAAAAGAACGTATCAAAGGACTCCAAAGGAGAAAAGAGACGAGATTGTCTCAGTATTTTTAAGTGGCGACAACAGCGCAGAAGAGCTGGCCGAGTACTACAATGTTAACCCACATACGATAAGAACTTGGGTTAAGAGATATCGACATTCAAAAAAAGTTGTATCTTTGCAGGCGGATACCAAAGCGCTTGAAGATATGGCACGTAAGAAGAAAGAGGAGAAATCTCCTGAGGTACTGGCACTTGAAGCCCGTGTCCGCGAGCTGGAGTTGCAGAATCTGGCCCTGAACACTCTGATTGACGTAGCCGAAAAGAACGGAATTGATATCAGAAAAAAATCTGGGGCCAAGCAGTAG
- a CDS encoding WbuC family cupin fold metalloprotein — protein MTINQELLEKLFEETKVNPRLRTNLDLRTSAEDGSQRMLNAMLPGTEVAIHRHPMSNENVILIKGKLDEVLYEEVVSDDGKVTLKETERIHLCPQDGVYGCQVPKGVWHTVEVLEPSVIYEGKDKKYGEDGSETYPSM, from the coding sequence ATGACGATAAACCAAGAATTATTGGAGAAACTGTTTGAAGAGACGAAGGTGAATCCTCGCCTGAGGACGAACTTAGACCTGAGGACATCGGCAGAGGATGGCTCGCAGCGTATGCTGAACGCGATGCTGCCAGGGACGGAAGTGGCGATACACAGGCACCCAATGAGTAATGAAAATGTGATTCTCATTAAGGGAAAGTTGGACGAGGTGCTGTATGAAGAGGTCGTTTCTGACGATGGCAAGGTGACGCTGAAGGAGACTGAGCGCATACATCTTTGCCCTCAGGATGGCGTCTACGGCTGCCAAGTGCCCAAAGGCGTGTGGCATACGGTGGAGGTCTTGGAACCTTCGGTGATATACGAAGGGAAGGATAAAAAGTACGGGGAGGATGGGTCGGAGACGTACCCCTCGATGTGA
- a CDS encoding DEAD/DEAH box helicase, protein MPSLQQIEKIASRLERYSTYKTLQAQANARYILYGVHEDEANFPQFDQRLTFRSENVAYICLEIACTYYNNQRHESASTYFNKGAQLLEYNFANSQTEIPERGFNLMICGLAYYCASQYSKAFVVISKGRYDGFINRIIYAFLNRRFNLLENEIKNVLLEEEHKEEITPYDILLARAFSLVLNYFYYGNQRYLDESIEILRDATELALLDVDAEIWWLFRLLTIVFDGFNDSSLWKNLHNHPMFTVDNNGWRAVWEWLGMPEKDWDASAKEKLELYIHSQTFKKAPITELFVSQRNALQKVLMEESSVVSMPTSSGKTRIAEIVILQSLLRDTSSKVLYIAPYRSLASEVEETLTNAFDPMGFKVTHLYGGAQITALDRNEMETARVMIATPEKAKAILRINDEEMNSIKLVVMDEGHLLRPKPREIANEMFTEELRRIVKQNRGKFLLLSAVLPNANDISQWLSSKQDNVVHDTWRPSSQRIGLMCYRGNRIDIEWQGEVPCFNSSFVKTNGDKKQSIAEAAIKLSELGAVLIYITRPDWVLPNARTMFRLIKDYPDIDWGDDDLDWKRFNLVCQELEEDREYIDLAKKGILCHSAKMKVDVRRYMERLLRKGKARFIYATNTLAQGVNLGVSTLIVTNTVLGRGTYLSTNDFWNMAGRAGRSYIDTEGKILFVCDCTRDEKKSRRQAARYMDKIATDKAISGVYVYLSKLCAIQWEMDIDFNQLLELIAENQLDRLPQEDGDLSWNAFFELIDDSLLTLDQAYRDSDSDDVQWVDEHFKNSLAVIQEEDEALRSQHLEIIKARVHALRRFINGEVMPRAFASSGIPLKAAIYLDEKADELMRIADEYINSSHKFDDKLYFFHQFDQIAQDIPSERINVPDMDVLGSIRIDWFSGEPMNYNEISLAESYYGNTVSWLLNALVSRFSEVDEDRIKECYEEMSLMASYGVPSRWAARLYLCGINSRKVATELSLMLDEIDSSSTKYAVAKYVRQNANELLKNEKCSDLAKAWLEVFNTRPPMTKREIKYVRNFHFKKDETDIPSFLICKKTSKSAFLCSVDLKYKRSVTDTERLPFSDVADVPGVFFIRDGDVWRMKNVNPYISVAEE, encoded by the coding sequence ATGCCTTCATTACAACAAATAGAGAAGATCGCGTCACGTTTGGAGCGCTATTCAACCTATAAGACCTTGCAGGCGCAAGCTAATGCAAGATATATACTCTATGGTGTACATGAGGATGAAGCCAACTTCCCACAATTTGACCAAAGACTAACTTTCAGGTCAGAGAATGTGGCATATATTTGCCTGGAAATAGCCTGTACTTATTATAACAACCAACGACACGAATCCGCATCTACCTATTTCAATAAGGGTGCCCAATTGCTAGAATATAATTTCGCAAACAGTCAGACAGAGATTCCAGAACGAGGATTCAATCTGATGATTTGTGGTTTGGCATATTATTGTGCGAGCCAATATTCGAAAGCCTTTGTTGTAATATCAAAAGGAAGGTACGACGGTTTCATCAACCGAATCATCTATGCTTTTTTGAACAGACGCTTTAATTTGTTGGAAAATGAGATTAAAAATGTGCTGTTGGAAGAAGAGCATAAAGAAGAAATAACACCTTATGATATTTTGCTAGCGCGAGCGTTCTCTCTGGTTTTGAACTACTTTTATTATGGGAATCAAAGGTACTTAGATGAATCAATAGAAATATTAAGGGATGCTACAGAACTGGCTTTATTAGACGTTGATGCTGAAATCTGGTGGCTTTTTAGACTATTGACTATAGTGTTTGACGGATTTAATGATAGTTCACTCTGGAAAAACCTTCACAATCATCCTATGTTTACAGTGGATAATAACGGATGGCGAGCAGTTTGGGAATGGCTAGGTATGCCTGAAAAGGACTGGGATGCAAGTGCAAAGGAAAAGTTGGAACTGTATATACACTCGCAGACTTTCAAAAAAGCTCCAATAACAGAATTGTTTGTTAGCCAAAGGAATGCATTGCAAAAAGTTCTTATGGAAGAGAGTTCAGTTGTAAGTATGCCAACCAGTAGTGGTAAAACTCGAATAGCAGAGATAGTGATATTGCAGTCTCTGCTTCGAGATACATCATCAAAGGTGTTATATATAGCACCTTATCGTTCGTTGGCTTCTGAGGTAGAGGAAACGCTGACTAATGCATTCGATCCAATGGGTTTTAAAGTGACCCACCTGTATGGTGGTGCGCAAATTACGGCCTTGGACAGGAATGAGATGGAAACCGCTAGGGTGATGATAGCTACGCCAGAGAAAGCCAAAGCAATACTTCGTATTAATGATGAAGAAATGAACAGCATCAAGTTGGTGGTGATGGATGAAGGCCACCTCCTTCGTCCAAAGCCAAGAGAAATAGCCAACGAGATGTTTACTGAAGAATTGCGTAGAATCGTTAAACAGAATAGAGGTAAATTTCTGCTCTTGTCAGCAGTACTTCCCAACGCTAACGATATATCACAGTGGCTTTCGAGTAAACAGGATAATGTAGTTCATGATACGTGGAGACCATCCTCCCAGCGTATAGGACTGATGTGTTATCGGGGCAACAGAATAGATATTGAATGGCAAGGAGAAGTACCTTGTTTTAATAGCAGTTTTGTGAAAACAAACGGAGATAAGAAACAATCTATAGCGGAAGCTGCCATTAAATTATCAGAACTTGGGGCGGTGCTAATCTATATTACAAGACCGGATTGGGTTTTACCAAATGCCAGAACTATGTTCCGGTTGATAAAGGATTATCCTGATATTGATTGGGGGGATGACGATTTGGATTGGAAACGATTCAATTTGGTATGTCAAGAATTGGAGGAAGACCGTGAGTATATAGATTTAGCAAAAAAGGGTATTCTGTGTCACAGCGCCAAAATGAAGGTAGATGTGCGTAGGTATATGGAACGACTTTTAAGAAAAGGCAAAGCACGTTTTATATACGCCACAAATACATTGGCACAGGGCGTAAACCTCGGAGTTTCTACACTGATAGTCACTAATACGGTATTAGGAAGGGGAACATATTTGAGTACGAATGATTTCTGGAATATGGCAGGTAGAGCAGGTCGTTCTTACATTGATACTGAAGGTAAAATCCTTTTTGTTTGCGATTGTACTCGGGATGAAAAGAAAAGTAGGCGGCAAGCGGCAAGATATATGGATAAAATAGCTACAGATAAAGCAATCAGTGGCGTATATGTATATCTTAGTAAACTATGCGCGATTCAATGGGAAATGGATATTGACTTTAACCAACTTCTTGAGCTTATTGCAGAAAATCAATTAGACCGGTTGCCGCAAGAAGATGGCGATTTGTCGTGGAATGCTTTTTTTGAGTTGATAGATGATTCACTATTGACGCTTGACCAGGCATATAGGGATAGTGACAGTGATGATGTGCAGTGGGTAGACGAACACTTTAAAAATTCATTGGCAGTTATTCAGGAAGAAGACGAGGCTTTAAGGTCGCAACATTTAGAAATCATTAAAGCTAGAGTACATGCTTTAAGAAGATTTATAAATGGAGAAGTGATGCCCCGTGCATTTGCTTCTTCTGGAATACCTCTGAAAGCGGCTATTTATTTAGACGAGAAAGCAGATGAACTGATGAGAATCGCAGATGAGTACATTAATTCGTCGCATAAGTTTGATGATAAGTTGTATTTCTTCCATCAATTTGACCAGATTGCTCAGGATATTCCTTCAGAAAGGATAAATGTTCCAGATATGGATGTGCTAGGTAGTATTCGTATAGATTGGTTCTCTGGTGAACCAATGAACTATAACGAGATTAGTTTGGCTGAATCATATTATGGAAACACTGTGTCTTGGCTGTTGAATGCGTTGGTAAGCAGATTCAGCGAGGTAGATGAAGATAGGATTAAAGAATGTTATGAGGAAATGAGCCTGATGGCATCATACGGTGTTCCTTCTAGATGGGCTGCACGGTTATACCTATGCGGTATTAATTCCAGAAAAGTGGCTACTGAGTTGTCTCTTATGTTAGATGAGATTGACAGTTCTTCTACAAAATATGCCGTTGCCAAATATGTGCGGCAAAATGCTAATGAACTTCTGAAAAATGAGAAATGTTCTGATTTGGCTAAAGCATGGCTCGAAGTGTTTAATACAAGACCTCCGATGACCAAGAGAGAAATTAAGTATGTCCGCAATTTCCATTTTAAGAAAGATGAAACGGATATACCCTCTTTTCTTATATGTAAGAAAACATCAAAAAGCGCTTTTTTGTGCTCTGTTGATTTGAAATATAAACGTTCTGTAACGGACACTGAAAGATTGCCTTTTTCAGATGTAGCAGATGTACCAGGTGTGTTTTTTATTAGAGATGGAGATGTGTGGAGGATGAAAAACGTCAATCCGTATATTTCTGTTGCAGAAGAATAA
- a CDS encoding putative phage abortive infection protein: protein MCRIGKSFYKRKLVWLRCNLLGIMLAMVLVLFLANFCLIFLPFDKEQRGTFGDQFGAVNALFSGLAFAGLIYTIILQRHDLKLQRRDLLYQRRELELTRKEMEDQTAEFEKQNETLKIQRFENTFFNMLSQFQEVVNSLSISAQINGENVDLSGREAFQTLFEGAVICVNNPNDDRDRQPFWGMRGAIEALGLEGYSHSDEPTQFDHYFRLLYRILKFVKNTSLITKFEDEYEYTAMLRAVLSRYELVWLFYNGLTNGEEKLKPLIERYAMLKNLRDDLLVDGVDVGSYAESAYRKTKPDE, encoded by the coding sequence ATGTGTAGGATAGGAAAGTCCTTCTATAAAAGAAAGCTTGTGTGGCTTAGATGCAATTTGCTTGGTATTATGCTAGCTATGGTGCTAGTGTTGTTCCTCGCTAATTTCTGCCTGATATTTCTTCCATTTGATAAGGAACAGAGAGGTACATTTGGTGACCAGTTCGGAGCTGTGAATGCGCTTTTTTCAGGACTGGCCTTTGCTGGATTGATATATACTATCATCTTGCAGCGGCATGATTTGAAACTTCAGAGGAGGGACTTACTCTACCAGAGGCGTGAATTGGAGTTAACACGAAAAGAAATGGAGGATCAGACTGCTGAGTTTGAGAAACAGAACGAAACACTGAAGATTCAGCGGTTTGAGAATACGTTCTTTAATATGCTAAGCCAGTTTCAGGAGGTGGTGAATTCTTTGTCTATATCGGCTCAGATAAATGGGGAAAATGTTGATTTGTCAGGAAGGGAAGCTTTTCAAACGTTATTTGAAGGAGCTGTTATTTGTGTGAATAATCCTAATGATGATAGAGATAGACAACCCTTTTGGGGGATGAGAGGTGCTATAGAGGCACTTGGGCTGGAAGGATATTCGCATTCTGACGAACCAACGCAATTTGACCATTATTTCAGACTATTATACCGCATTTTGAAATTTGTGAAGAATACATCCCTGATTACAAAGTTTGAAGATGAATATGAATATACTGCAATGCTTAGAGCAGTGTTGTCTCGATATGAATTGGTATGGTTGTTCTATAATGGATTGACCAATGGTGAGGAAAAACTAAAACCGTTGATTGAGAGGTATGCTATGTTGAAGAATCTTAGGGATGACTTGTTGGTAGATGGCGTAGACGTGGGGAGCTATGCGGAATCTGCGTATAGAAAAACGAAACCTGATGAATGA
- a CDS encoding IS3 family transposase, with amino-acid sequence MWGQAVEELHRQHGLTVTAACDLLGRSRQAYYKKKTDETERLAREIHILDAVREIREIDPGIGGVKLWLMLGVMFNTGWMPGRDKFMNLLRRHKLMQKPRKSRSTTNSNHRYHKWKNLIKGFIPTAPNQLWVSDITYIELKSGCCYLHLVTDAYSKKIVGWYLAESLSSAFTLKALRMAIEQAGGGDLSGLIHHSDRGVQYCCDSYVEELLKHNILISMTEDYKPTDNGIAERVNETIKYESVYRQERRFATYEEALEQIKRFVDFYNSRRPHYSIGMQTPNAVHEQTGEQKKMWKNKIYRKNEQNLQINP; translated from the coding sequence ATCTGGGGCCAAGCAGTAGAAGAACTTCATAGGCAGCATGGCCTGACGGTAACTGCTGCCTGTGATCTGCTTGGCCGAAGCAGGCAGGCCTATTACAAGAAGAAGACGGATGAAACGGAACGGTTGGCCCGTGAGATTCATATTCTTGATGCTGTACGTGAGATACGTGAGATTGATCCAGGGATTGGAGGAGTAAAACTCTGGTTGATGCTTGGTGTAATGTTTAATACGGGTTGGATGCCTGGGCGCGATAAATTTATGAATTTACTTCGTCGCCACAAACTGATGCAGAAGCCTCGCAAAAGCCGCTCTACAACGAACTCCAACCATCGATACCACAAATGGAAGAATCTTATTAAAGGATTCATTCCTACAGCACCCAACCAGCTCTGGGTGAGCGATATTACTTACATTGAACTCAAGAGCGGATGCTGCTATCTGCATCTCGTAACGGATGCCTATTCAAAGAAGATTGTTGGCTGGTATCTGGCAGAATCTCTCTCATCTGCATTTACGCTCAAGGCTCTCCGCATGGCTATAGAACAGGCTGGCGGTGGCGACCTCTCCGGACTCATTCACCACTCTGACCGAGGTGTACAGTACTGCTGCGATTCGTATGTGGAAGAATTGCTAAAACATAACATATTAATATCCATGACAGAGGACTACAAACCTACTGATAACGGCATTGCAGAGCGTGTGAACGAAACAATCAAGTACGAGAGCGTCTATCGTCAGGAAAGGCGATTCGCAACGTATGAAGAGGCTCTTGAGCAGATAAAGCGCTTTGTTGATTTCTATAACAGCAGGCGTCCTCACTACAGCATCGGCATGCAGACTCCAAATGCTGTTCACGAACAGACTGGTGAACAGAAAAAGATGTGGAAGAATAAAATATATCGCAAGAATGAACAGAATCTGCAGATTAATCCATAA
- a CDS encoding ATP-binding protein, with protein MELKVKDFVNSIDLSKAEVFLPLYESVVNSIISLDKVTREEKRIEVFIERAAGEYVSDLYGRDVPPIQDITIIDNGQGFTEENFISFNSPYGDLNRKKYGCKGVGRFTILALFERMEITSIYEEDGKWWKRSFKFDKDNEITEETKEEIEPSAPQTKVVLRNCNNKELISSTARNAEDIARGIMEHCFIYYLCDNLPIINITEKTQDGKNSSLSVNNYFSLESKEKEKDIEVEGKKFHLYVVKSDKITSRKYNYVLLCANSRVVGAKRNLADVDSLYNYPITENGESKFIDIYVVSEYLDNSVNNARTMFKIPEKADDMPYLEGMEKVVTIEDILRGVAKEISTMYETYAVETKKRNIEEVKNYITTTSPEYRSFLLRDDVLEAMPPNLTDEKKDAYLHGVAYNENKKISEKIDKFIQLREVNEEEISGIIDTIKKRTAYDADNLVAYVTRRKAIISLFEKMLEMKEDGKYELESMIHNLIFPMGLTNESVNYQYHNLWLLDDRFSTFRYIASDKSITSMSQIRSSKEPDIVMINDDHLLVNNAISYGDKEMGEVGSMVIFEFKRPGDTAHQKKKTDNRWEFSELVEKYFEDFLYGKEKEKKNWKGQKVHVTEDTPKYGYVVMDEMPDELIRYNKNHQWRKTPFGSYYKINPDLNLHIEAMDFHTLLKNAKERNNPFFDHLFTSKM; from the coding sequence ATGGAACTGAAAGTTAAAGACTTTGTAAATTCAATAGATTTGAGCAAGGCAGAAGTGTTTCTTCCGCTTTATGAGTCTGTTGTCAATTCTATTATCAGCTTGGACAAAGTAACACGCGAAGAGAAGAGAATAGAGGTTTTCATTGAGCGTGCTGCAGGAGAATATGTTTCGGATTTGTATGGTCGAGACGTTCCACCTATTCAGGACATAACAATCATAGATAACGGACAGGGCTTTACAGAAGAAAACTTTATTTCGTTCAATAGTCCTTACGGTGATTTGAACAGGAAAAAGTATGGATGTAAAGGCGTTGGCCGTTTTACCATATTGGCACTCTTTGAAAGGATGGAGATAACTAGCATCTATGAAGAAGACGGAAAATGGTGGAAACGCTCATTCAAGTTCGACAAAGATAACGAAATAACAGAAGAGACAAAGGAAGAGATAGAACCATCGGCACCACAAACAAAAGTTGTATTAAGGAACTGTAATAACAAGGAGCTTATATCAAGTACGGCCCGTAATGCTGAGGATATAGCGCGCGGAATCATGGAGCATTGCTTCATTTATTACTTGTGTGATAATCTGCCAATCATCAACATTACAGAGAAAACACAAGATGGTAAAAACAGTTCGCTGAGTGTGAACAACTATTTTTCTTTGGAATCAAAAGAGAAGGAGAAAGACATTGAGGTAGAGGGGAAGAAGTTTCACTTATATGTGGTGAAGTCTGATAAGATTACTAGCCGAAAGTATAACTATGTTTTACTTTGTGCTAATTCTCGAGTAGTCGGTGCTAAAAGAAACTTGGCTGATGTTGATTCACTGTATAACTATCCGATAACAGAAAATGGAGAGTCGAAATTTATAGACATCTATGTGGTATCCGAATACTTGGATAATAGTGTCAACAATGCAAGAACAATGTTTAAGATACCCGAAAAGGCAGATGATATGCCATATTTAGAGGGTATGGAGAAAGTGGTTACGATTGAGGATATTCTGAGAGGCGTGGCCAAAGAGATTTCAACCATGTACGAGACTTATGCGGTTGAAACCAAGAAGAGAAACATAGAGGAGGTAAAGAACTATATAACAACAACATCGCCTGAATACAGGAGTTTTCTGCTGAGGGATGATGTCCTTGAGGCAATGCCACCGAATCTAACTGATGAAAAGAAAGACGCATACCTACATGGTGTGGCATATAACGAGAACAAGAAGATATCTGAAAAGATAGATAAGTTTATCCAGCTACGCGAAGTGAACGAAGAGGAGATAAGTGGAATTATTGACACTATCAAGAAGCGAACAGCGTATGATGCAGACAATTTGGTTGCCTACGTCACTCGTCGTAAAGCCATCATATCTTTGTTTGAAAAGATGCTGGAAATGAAAGAGGATGGGAAATATGAGTTGGAGAGCATGATTCATAACTTGATATTCCCAATGGGGCTCACCAACGAGAGCGTTAACTATCAGTACCATAATCTTTGGCTCCTTGATGACAGATTCTCGACTTTCAGGTATATTGCATCAGATAAATCTATCACTTCTATGAGTCAGATAAGGAGTTCGAAGGAACCTGACATCGTGATGATAAACGATGACCATCTGTTGGTAAACAATGCTATATCATACGGAGACAAAGAGATGGGTGAGGTTGGCTCAATGGTTATCTTCGAGTTCAAAAGACCTGGCGATACTGCGCATCAAAAGAAGAAGACCGATAACAGATGGGAGTTTTCGGAGTTGGTGGAAAAATACTTTGAAGACTTTTTATATGGAAAAGAAAAAGAGAAAAAGAATTGGAAAGGTCAGAAGGTTCATGTAACTGAAGATACACCCAAGTATGGCTATGTAGTGATGGATGAAATGCCCGATGAGCTTATCCGTTATAATAAGAACCATCAGTGGCGAAAAACGCCGTTTGGGTCATACTATAAGATTAACCCAGATTTGAACCTTCATATTGAGGCAATGGATTTCCATACGCTATTGAAGAATGCGAAGGAAAGGAATAATCCGTTTTTTGACCATTTGTTTACGTCGAAGATGTAA